The stretch of DNA CTGCAGAGTCGGCGGCTGGGCAGCGCGCCATTTCCTCCGGGTCCGAAGCCGCTGCCAGTCATCGGCAACATGACGTTAGTGGACCCGCTGACCCACCGCGGCCTAGCGGCGCTAGCGAAGCAGTATGGCGGGCTGCTGCACCTTCGCCTCGGCAGGCTCCACGTCTTCGCGGTGTCGACGCCAGAGTACGCGCGCGAGGTGCTGCACGTGCAGGACGCCGCCTTCTCGAACCGCCCGGCCACCATCGCCGTCGTCTACCTCACCTACGGCCGCTCCGACATGGCGTTCGCGCACAACGGCGCCTACTGGCGCCAGATGCGCAAGCTCTGCGTCACCAAGATCTTCAGCCGACGCCGCGCCGAGACGTGGCTCGCCCTGCGAGACGGGTACGGGGCGCTCGCCCGCGCCGTCGGCAGGCGCAGCGGCGAGGCCGTCAACCTCGGCGAGCTCATCTTCAACCTCACCGTCAGTGTCATCTTCCGCGCCGCCTTCAGCACACGCGACGAGGATGGGCTGGATGAGTTCATCGCCATTCTCCAGGAGTTCTCCAGCCTCCTAGGATTGTTCCACATCGGTGACTTCTTCCCGTGGCTCGGCTGGGTGGGCCGGCGGGGCTTCAACCGCCGCCTCCGCACGGCGCGCGGCGCTCTCGACAAGTTTATCGACAGGATCATCGACGAGCACATGAGGAGGGGAAAGAACGCCGCCGACCCCGACGCTGACTTGGTAGACGGCCTGCTCGCGTTCCTCACCGAGGCAAACCCAATCAGCGGGAAGCACAGAGAGGACGCCCTCCGCTTCACCCGCGA from Triticum dicoccoides isolate Atlit2015 ecotype Zavitan unplaced genomic scaffold, WEW_v2.0 scaffold44235, whole genome shotgun sequence encodes:
- the LOC119346610 gene encoding cytochrome P450 84A1-like, with product MAASAKIATEFLKDPLIWLFLASLAFVILQSRRLGSAPFPPGPKPLPVIGNMTLVDPLTHRGLAALAKQYGGLLHLRLGRLHVFAVSTPEYAREVLHVQDAAFSNRPATIAVVYLTYGRSDMAFAHNGAYWRQMRKLCVTKIFSRRRAETWLALRDGYGALARAVGRRSGEAVNLGELIFNLTVSVIFRAAFSTRDEDGLDEFIAILQEFSSLLGLFHIGDFFPWLGWVGRRGFNRRLRTARGALDKFIDRIIDEHMRRGKNAADPDADLVDGLLAFLTEANPISGKHREDALRFTRDNVKAMIMVRNWYCI